In a genomic window of Acropora muricata isolate sample 2 chromosome 2, ASM3666990v1, whole genome shotgun sequence:
- the LOC136907400 gene encoding DNA replication complex GINS protein PSF1-like has translation MFGDKALELVKELKRSLDGTLPPYNEDLVRQVLEEMKVLFEQNQKEVALTVEGETGLFSGVHLRHASLERNKRCLLSYIYNRMLRIKKFRWEFGTVLPEEIKDNLCEQEIQWFSKYNKSLAMYMRTVGLDLTQNMKPPKSLYIEVRCLEDYGEFEAEDGTVVLLKKNSQHFLPRSHCEHLIRQGVLEHIL, from the exons ATGTTTGGTGACAAGGCTCTTGAGCTTGTCAAGGAATTGAAAAGATCCTTGGATGGTACTTTACCTCCATATAAC GAGGATCTTGTGCGACAAGTCTTGGAGGAGATGAAGGTCTTGTTTGAGCAGAATCAAAAGGAAGT TGCTTTAACAGTTGAAGGAGAAACTGGATTGTTTTCTGGTGTTCATCTGCGACATGCCAGTTTAGAGAGAAACAAAAGATGCCTTTTGTCCTACAT CTACAACAGAATGCTCAGAATAAAGAAGTTCAGGTGGGAATTTGGAACAGTTTTACCTGAAGAAATAAAGGACAATTTGTGTGAGCAAGAG ATTCAGTGGTTTTCAAAGTACAACAAATCTCTTGCAATGTACATGAGAACTGTGGGTCTGGACCTCACCCAG AACATGAAGCCTCCTAAGTCCCTTTACATAGAG GTTAGATGCCTAGAAGACTATGGTGAGTTTGAAGCAGAAGATGGAACAGTTGTCTTACTGAAAAAGAACAGCCAG CATTTCTTGCCACGATCCCACTGTGAACACCTTATCAGACAAGGAGTACTCGAACACATCCTCTAA